One window from the genome of Ammospiza nelsoni isolate bAmmNel1 chromosome 16, bAmmNel1.pri, whole genome shotgun sequence encodes:
- the UBE2B gene encoding ubiquitin-conjugating enzyme E2 B isoform X2, giving the protein MQWNAVIFGPEGTPFEDGTFKLVIEFSEEYPNKPPTVRFLSKMFHPNVYADGSICLDILQNRWSPTYDVSSILTSIQSLLDEPNPNSPANSQAAQLYQENKREYEKRVSAIVEQSWNDS; this is encoded by the exons ATGCAATGGAATGCAGTTATATTTGG GCCAGAAGGGACACCTTTTGAAGATG GTACTTTTAAACTAGTAATAGAATTTTCTGAAGAATATCCAAATAAGCCTCCGACTGTTAGGTTTTTATCAAAAATGTTCCATCCAAATG TGTATGCAGATGGCAGCATATGTTTAGATATTCTTCAGAATCGCTGGAGTCCAACATATGATGTTTCATCTATTTTAACTTCAATTCAG TCTCTGCTTGATGAACCCAATCCAAACAGTCCAGCAAACAGTCAGGCAGCACAACTTTACCAGGAGAACAAACGTGAATATGAGAAAAGAGTTTCAGCTATTGTCGAACAAAGTTGGAATGATTCATAA
- the UBE2B gene encoding ubiquitin-conjugating enzyme E2 B isoform X1 has product MSTPARRRLMRDFKRLQEDPPVGVSGAPSENNIMQWNAVIFGPEGTPFEDGTFKLVIEFSEEYPNKPPTVRFLSKMFHPNVYADGSICLDILQNRWSPTYDVSSILTSIQSLLDEPNPNSPANSQAAQLYQENKREYEKRVSAIVEQSWNDS; this is encoded by the exons ATGTCCACCCCGGCGCGCCGCCGCCTGATGCGCGACTTCAAGAG ATTGCAAGAAGACCCTCCTGTGGGTGTCAGTGGTGCACCATCTGAGAATAACATAATGCAATGGAATGCAGTTATATTTGG GCCAGAAGGGACACCTTTTGAAGATG GTACTTTTAAACTAGTAATAGAATTTTCTGAAGAATATCCAAATAAGCCTCCGACTGTTAGGTTTTTATCAAAAATGTTCCATCCAAATG TGTATGCAGATGGCAGCATATGTTTAGATATTCTTCAGAATCGCTGGAGTCCAACATATGATGTTTCATCTATTTTAACTTCAATTCAG TCTCTGCTTGATGAACCCAATCCAAACAGTCCAGCAAACAGTCAGGCAGCACAACTTTACCAGGAGAACAAACGTGAATATGAGAAAAGAGTTTCAGCTATTGTCGAACAAAGTTGGAATGATTCATAA